One region of Termitidicoccus mucosus genomic DNA includes:
- a CDS encoding excinuclease ABC subunit UvrA has translation MAKKRTELRSTQSARKRTSPAQPATAAALPADAGFIRLRGVRQNNLKGFDLDIPLGSYIAVTGLSGAGKSSLVFDTLHAEGQRRYVETFSAYTRQFLDLLDKPKVDSVENIRPSIAIEQTNTVKTSRSTVGTMTELTDFFKVWFSHVAECYDPETGEKVEDDTPQTIWRKTLAAASGQTLVVAFQVTRPASLAWPEILKNLKAQSYLRVLVPKDTAAVRAAVGPDLASGRARATASNSALRVPHAAFRIDDLLADTAPLDHAAHILVAQDRIEITDASRARFIEAAEAALHFGHGRLHLFASAPAATGAAAALQPSVPSSVQSFLLHASFSTGLHSPATGRTFRPATPALFSFNSPLGACPRCRGFGRIIEIDYRLAIPDASLSIEQGAIKAFEGQVYSMSRDDLIRAAHRHKIPTGVPYAALTEKQRDFVIYGEPEYRARKARGGEIGYEEDIWYGVKGFFDWLEKNTYKMPVRVFLSRYRAYNPCPDCRGQRLQPEALCWKWLGRTLPELYTLPVGELLALIGDSSESTLARPSASLETHSAKLAHDSILTRLRYLVQVGLGYLTLDRSSKTLSGGEVERVNLTSCLGTSLVDTLFVLDEPSVGLHPRDIDRLIAIIRTLTDAGNTVVVVEHDEAMIRAADHIIEVGPEPGARGGRIVFSGQLQALLAEPASITGAYLSGRETIAAPQTRRPVAGGATAAAGTAFLRFEGASKHNIRDLSLTLPLNRLVCLSGVSGSGKSTLLDNIIHQGILSARHQLTEDPASISRIEGLDTIGEIVLVDQSPLSRTPRSNPALYTEAWEHIRELYAATPAAQSAGYTASSFSFNAGDGRCEHCNGLGSERVEMQFLSDVYVPCPVCEGRRFKPEILAITWRDRSISDLLNTSIDDALALFADEPVIHARLSTLATVGLGYLTLGQPLNTLSGGESQRLKLVRHLPNAECGTRSAELKTTQPDTPPPAAVPSAPPLASAHSALRASKSAIRTPHSAFPKGALLLLDEPTTGLHRHDVKRLLSVLQALVDAGHSVIVIEHNLDVLKSADWLIEIGPEAGADGGRIVAEGTPEQIAQTNTATAPYLAAALAAANSKSQIADPKKNSKNKSQKSASASAAGAAAPHSAIRIPQSALAITGARENNLKNLSLTIPHRRLNVVTGVSGSGKSTLAFDIVFAEGQRRFMESMSPYARQFVEQLPRPDIDRLTGIPPTVAIEQRVTRGTRKSTVATITEVAQYLRLLYARLGVQHHPDTGRPVEPLTPAQLKQLLLRVLHGAPAARKARHLYLCAPLIRGRKGHHQPIATWIEKQGYALMRADGRLLPVAKFQKLDRYKEHDIEAVTADLKTDANPGAALDEGLRLGRGTCFLLTEKNEILSYFSTTHTDAETGESFPELDPKHFSFNSPRGWCPACRGHGRIYPWMLQLDQEDADNADQTLLLRTYGVEHADDVGDAGRPCPECHGDRLNRTARAVKLRFTSNDELRVTNDEFRKKESLPAPSAAIRNSPLAPYLAKLTAEAATRPATTARAAATRSASSNPQSAFSLSLPELLRATPGQLLALLRRLDLPDARARAITQDILPQIEERLRFLDHVGLGYLSLDRPTETLSGGEAQRIRLAAQLGSNLSGVLYVLDEPSIGLHARDNDRLIETLKTLREKGNTLLVVEHDDELMTQADHIIDLGPAAGIHGGELLAEGTPEEIKKSPASLTGLFLAKGIKHPVRGSYRDLPKSPPPSKTK, from the coding sequence CCCGCGCAACCCGCCACCGCAGCCGCACTGCCCGCCGACGCCGGCTTCATCCGCCTGCGCGGTGTCCGCCAGAACAACCTCAAGGGCTTCGACCTCGATATTCCCCTCGGCAGCTACATCGCCGTCACCGGACTGAGCGGCGCGGGCAAGTCCTCGCTTGTTTTCGACACGCTCCACGCCGAGGGCCAGCGCCGCTATGTCGAGACATTCAGCGCCTACACGCGCCAGTTTCTCGACCTGCTCGACAAGCCCAAGGTCGATTCCGTCGAAAACATCCGCCCGTCCATCGCGATCGAGCAAACCAACACCGTCAAGACCTCCCGCTCGACCGTCGGCACCATGACCGAGCTGACCGACTTTTTCAAAGTTTGGTTCAGCCATGTCGCCGAGTGCTACGACCCGGAAACCGGGGAAAAAGTCGAGGACGACACGCCGCAAACCATCTGGCGGAAAACCCTCGCCGCCGCGTCCGGCCAGACCTTGGTTGTCGCCTTTCAGGTGACGCGCCCGGCCAGCCTCGCGTGGCCCGAGATCCTGAAAAATCTCAAAGCCCAATCCTACCTGCGCGTCCTTGTGCCAAAAGACACCGCCGCCGTGCGCGCCGCCGTAGGGCCTGACCTTGCGTCAGGCCGCGCCCGCGCCACCGCTTCCAATTCCGCGCTGCGCGTTCCGCACGCCGCATTCAGAATCGACGACCTCCTCGCCGACACCGCGCCGCTCGACCATGCCGCGCACATTCTCGTCGCCCAGGACCGCATCGAAATCACGGACGCCAGCCGCGCCCGTTTCATCGAGGCCGCCGAGGCCGCGCTTCATTTCGGCCACGGCCGGCTCCATCTCTTCGCCAGCGCGCCCGCCGCCACCGGTGCCGCCGCCGCCCTCCAGCCCTCCGTCCCTTCGTCCGTTCAGTCCTTTCTCCTCCACGCGTCTTTTTCCACCGGCCTGCATTCGCCCGCCACGGGCCGCACCTTCCGCCCGGCCACACCCGCGCTTTTTTCCTTCAACTCCCCGCTCGGCGCCTGCCCGCGCTGCCGCGGCTTCGGGCGCATCATCGAGATCGACTACCGCCTCGCCATTCCCGACGCCAGCCTCAGCATCGAGCAAGGGGCGATCAAGGCTTTCGAGGGCCAGGTTTACAGCATGTCGCGCGACGACCTCATCCGCGCCGCCCACCGGCACAAGATCCCCACCGGCGTCCCCTATGCCGCCCTCACGGAAAAACAGCGCGATTTTGTCATTTACGGCGAACCCGAATACCGCGCCCGCAAAGCCCGCGGCGGGGAAATCGGCTACGAGGAGGACATCTGGTATGGCGTGAAGGGCTTTTTCGACTGGCTCGAAAAAAACACCTACAAAATGCCCGTGCGCGTGTTTCTCTCCCGCTATCGCGCCTACAACCCCTGCCCCGACTGCCGCGGCCAGCGCCTCCAGCCCGAGGCGCTGTGCTGGAAATGGCTCGGCCGCACGCTCCCCGAGCTCTACACGCTACCCGTCGGCGAACTCCTCGCACTCATCGGCGATTCGTCCGAATCCACCCTGGCCCGTCCGTCCGCCTCCCTCGAAACCCATTCCGCCAAGCTCGCGCACGACAGCATTCTCACGCGCCTCCGCTACCTCGTCCAAGTCGGCCTCGGCTACCTCACGCTGGACCGCTCCTCGAAAACCCTCAGCGGCGGCGAGGTCGAGCGTGTCAACCTCACCTCCTGCCTCGGCACCTCGCTGGTTGACACCCTCTTCGTCCTCGACGAGCCCAGCGTCGGCCTGCATCCCCGCGACATCGACCGCCTCATCGCCATCATCCGCACGCTCACCGACGCGGGCAACACCGTCGTCGTCGTCGAGCACGACGAGGCCATGATCCGCGCCGCCGACCACATCATCGAGGTCGGCCCCGAGCCCGGCGCGCGCGGCGGCCGCATTGTATTCAGCGGACAACTACAAGCGCTCCTCGCCGAGCCCGCCAGCATCACCGGCGCCTACCTGAGCGGACGCGAGACCATCGCGGCGCCGCAAACACGCCGCCCCGTCGCCGGCGGCGCCACCGCCGCCGCCGGCACCGCCTTCCTCCGTTTCGAGGGTGCCTCCAAGCACAACATCCGCGACCTCTCGCTCACGCTGCCGCTCAACCGCCTCGTCTGCCTCTCCGGCGTCTCCGGCTCCGGCAAATCCACCCTGCTGGACAACATCATCCACCAGGGCATCCTCTCCGCCCGCCACCAGCTCACCGAGGATCCCGCCTCCATCTCCCGTATCGAAGGACTGGATACCATTGGCGAGATCGTCCTCGTTGACCAGTCCCCGCTCAGCCGCACCCCGCGCTCCAATCCCGCCCTCTACACCGAGGCCTGGGAGCACATCCGCGAGCTCTACGCCGCCACGCCCGCCGCCCAGTCGGCGGGCTACACCGCCTCCAGTTTCTCCTTCAATGCCGGCGACGGCCGTTGCGAGCACTGCAACGGCCTCGGCTCCGAGCGCGTCGAGATGCAGTTTCTCTCCGATGTTTACGTGCCCTGCCCGGTTTGCGAAGGCCGTCGCTTCAAGCCCGAAATCCTCGCCATCACCTGGCGCGACCGCTCCATTTCCGATCTGCTCAACACCAGCATCGACGATGCCCTCGCCCTCTTCGCCGACGAGCCTGTCATCCACGCCCGCCTCTCCACCCTCGCCACCGTCGGCCTCGGCTACCTCACCCTCGGCCAGCCGCTCAACACCCTGAGCGGCGGCGAATCCCAGCGCCTGAAACTCGTGCGGCACCTGCCGAATGCCGAATGCGGAACGCGGAGTGCGGAATTAAAAACCACTCAACCCGACACCCCGCCGCCCGCCGCCGTCCCTTCCGCTCCGCCGCTTGCGTCCGCTCATTCCGCGCTCCGCGCTTCCAAATCCGCAATCCGCACTCCACATTCCGCATTCCCAAAAGGAGCTTTGCTCCTTTTGGACGAGCCCACCACCGGCCTGCACCGCCACGACGTCAAGCGCCTCCTCTCCGTCCTCCAGGCGCTGGTCGATGCCGGCCACAGCGTCATCGTCATCGAGCACAACCTCGATGTCCTCAAGTCCGCCGACTGGCTCATCGAGATCGGCCCCGAGGCCGGCGCCGACGGCGGCCGCATTGTCGCCGAAGGCACGCCCGAGCAGATCGCCCAAACCAACACCGCCACCGCGCCCTACCTCGCGGCGGCGCTTGCCGCCGCAAATTCCAAATCCCAGATCGCAGATCCAAAAAAAAATTCAAAAAACAAATCCCAAAAATCCGCCTCCGCGTCCGCTGCCGGCGCGGCGGCGCCCCATTCCGCAATCCGCATTCCGCAATCCGCGTTGGCCATCACCGGCGCGAGGGAGAACAACCTCAAAAACCTTTCCCTCACCATCCCGCACCGCCGGCTCAACGTCGTCACCGGCGTCTCCGGCTCCGGGAAAAGCACGCTCGCTTTCGACATCGTCTTCGCCGAGGGCCAGCGCCGCTTCATGGAATCCATGTCGCCCTACGCGCGCCAGTTCGTCGAGCAGCTCCCCCGCCCCGACATCGACCGCCTCACCGGCATTCCGCCCACCGTCGCCATCGAGCAACGCGTCACGCGCGGCACCCGCAAGTCCACCGTCGCCACCATCACCGAGGTCGCCCAATACCTCCGCCTCCTCTACGCCCGCCTCGGCGTCCAGCACCACCCCGACACCGGCCGCCCGGTCGAACCGCTCACGCCCGCGCAACTCAAGCAACTCCTCCTCCGCGTGCTCCACGGCGCGCCCGCGGCCAGAAAAGCGCGCCACCTCTACCTCTGCGCCCCGCTCATTCGCGGACGCAAGGGCCACCACCAGCCGATCGCCACCTGGATCGAGAAACAAGGCTACGCGCTCATGCGCGCGGACGGGCGCCTCCTGCCCGTGGCCAAATTCCAGAAACTCGACCGCTACAAGGAGCACGACATCGAAGCCGTCACCGCCGACCTCAAGACCGATGCCAATCCCGGCGCCGCCCTCGACGAAGGACTCCGCCTCGGTCGCGGCACCTGTTTCCTCCTCACCGAGAAAAACGAAATCCTCAGCTATTTCTCCACCACCCACACCGACGCCGAGACGGGCGAGTCCTTCCCCGAACTCGACCCCAAGCATTTCTCCTTCAATTCCCCCCGCGGCTGGTGCCCCGCCTGCCGCGGCCACGGGCGCATTTATCCCTGGATGCTCCAACTCGACCAGGAAGACGCCGACAACGCCGACCAGACCCTTCTCCTCCGCACCTACGGCGTCGAGCATGCCGACGACGTGGGTGACGCCGGACGCCCCTGCCCCGAATGCCACGGCGACCGCCTGAACCGCACCGCCCGCGCCGTAAAGCTGCGCTTCACAAGCAATGACGAATTACGAGTGACGAATGACGAATTTAGAAAAAAGGAAAGCCTCCCTGCCCCCTCCGCCGCCATTCGTAATTCCCCCCTCGCCCCTTATCTGGCCAAGCTCACCGCCGAGGCCGCCACGCGACCCGCGACGACCGCCCGCGCCGCCGCCACTCGCTCCGCATCCTCCAATCCGCAATCCGCCTTTTCCCTTTCCCTGCCCGAGCTTCTCCGCGCCACGCCCGGCCAGCTCCTCGCGCTCCTGCGCCGGCTCGACCTTCCCGACGCCCGCGCCCGCGCCATCACCCAGGACATCCTTCCGCAAATCGAGGAACGCCTCCGCTTCCTCGATCACGTCGGGCTCGGCTATCTCTCGCTCGACCGCCCGACCGAGACGCTCAGCGGCGGCGAGGCCCAGCGCATCCGCCTCGCCGCGCAGCTTGGCTCCAACCTCTCCGGCGTGCTCTACGTCCTCGACGAACCCAGCATCGGCCTGCACGCCCGCGACAACGACCGCCTCATCGAAACCCTGAAGACGCTGCGCGAGAAAGGAAACACCCTGCTGGTGGTCGAGCACGACGACGAGTTGATGACCCAGGCCGACCACATCATCGACCTCGGTCCGGCGGCCGGTATCCACGGCGGCGAACTCCTGGCCGAGGGCACGCCGGAGGAAATCAAAAAATCCCCCGCCTCCCTCACCGGCCTGTTCCTCGCCAAAGGCATCAAACACCCGGTCCGCGGCAGCTACCGCGATTTGCCGAAATCACCGCCTCCCTCAAAAACAAAATAG
- a CDS encoding helix-turn-helix transcriptional regulator — MSRAARLLELLQLLRRHRRPVTGAALSAELGVSLRTLYRDIAALQAQGAPVEGERGLGYILRPGFTLPPLMFSGEEIEALVLGSRWVASRGDDKLARSARDALAKIRAVVPPALRDELDASTLLIGPPPGHAATGDDNRLELIRRAIRAGRKLTLTYQDGNGTPSTRTLWPFALGYFEHVRVLVAWCELRQDYRSFRTDRIQKLTIEESAIPRKRAALLREWKLRQQIPE; from the coding sequence ATGTCCCGCGCCGCCCGACTGCTCGAGCTTCTGCAACTCCTCCGCCGTCACCGCCGCCCCGTGACCGGGGCCGCGCTTTCCGCCGAACTCGGCGTCAGCCTGCGCACGCTTTACCGCGACATCGCCGCGCTTCAGGCCCAGGGCGCGCCCGTCGAGGGCGAACGTGGCCTGGGTTACATCCTGCGCCCCGGCTTCACCCTGCCGCCGCTCATGTTTTCCGGGGAGGAAATCGAAGCCCTCGTGCTCGGCTCGCGCTGGGTCGCCTCGCGCGGCGACGACAAGCTCGCCCGCTCCGCCCGCGACGCGCTCGCCAAAATCCGCGCCGTTGTCCCGCCCGCCCTGCGCGACGAACTCGACGCCTCCACCCTGCTCATCGGCCCGCCTCCCGGACACGCCGCCACCGGTGATGACAACCGCCTCGAACTGATCCGGCGCGCCATTCGCGCCGGGCGCAAACTCACCCTCACCTACCAGGACGGCAACGGGACCCCCAGCACGCGCACGCTCTGGCCCTTCGCGCTCGGCTACTTCGAGCACGTCCGCGTGCTCGTCGCCTGGTGCGAACTCCGCCAGGACTACCGCTCCTTCCGCACCGACCGCATCCAAAAACTGACCATCGAAGAATCCGCCATCCCGCGCAAGCGCGCCGCGCTGCTCCGCGAATGGAAACTCCGCCAGCAAATACCCGAATAG
- a CDS encoding pyridoxamine 5'-phosphate oxidase family protein, with the protein MNAKKELEKIMSGTERIALASSVDNIPNVRILNFVYLEREKILYFASTKGDPKEKEFLKNNKVALTTIPSRGLSHVRIHDAVVERSKRSIWDLKNEFVAKMPWYNENIERNGDTLNLYEVHFSRLMLLAGPDRSLQIEL; encoded by the coding sequence ATGAACGCAAAAAAGGAATTGGAAAAAATCATGTCCGGGACGGAGAGGATTGCGCTTGCTTCCTCTGTCGATAATATTCCGAACGTAAGAATATTGAACTTTGTTTATCTTGAGAGGGAAAAGATATTGTATTTCGCTTCAACCAAGGGAGACCCAAAGGAAAAGGAGTTTCTCAAAAACAATAAGGTCGCATTGACAACCATTCCCTCAAGAGGCCTTTCCCATGTCAGAATCCATGACGCCGTCGTCGAAAGAAGCAAAAGGAGCATTTGGGATTTAAAAAATGAATTTGTCGCAAAGATGCCTTGGTATAATGAAAACATAGAGCGAAACGGCGATACATTGAATCTTTATGAAGTTCATTTCTCGAGGTTGATGCTGCTGGCGGGACCGGACAGATCCCTGCAAATAGAACTATAA
- the eno gene encoding phosphopyruvate hydratase has protein sequence MNTTTITEIKAREIIDSRGNPTVEVDVYLADGGFGRAAVPSGASTGEHEALELRDGTPAAAKLLPKGVDGKKRFGGKGVLAAVANVNNKIAPELIGFDALDQVGVDKQMLKLDGTGTKSKLGANAILGVSLATAHAAANALGQPLYKYVGGPNAKVLPVPMMNIMNGGAHSDAPIDFQEFMIRPVNFDTFSQALRAGCEVFHALKGVLKAKGLSTAVGDEGGFAPNLASTTDALDAIAAAVKAAGYKLGKDIMLALDVASSEFIDKKTGKYVFKKSDGRQFTGDEFVEYYKELTAKYPIDSIEDGAAENDWATWKKLTDAIGDKVQLVGDDLFVTNVDFLRKGIAQGVANSILVKVNQIGSLTETLDAVEMAHKAAYTAVLSHRSGETEDATIADLAVATNCGQIKTGSASRSDRIAKYNQLLRIEEQLGATAIYAGRL, from the coding sequence ATGAACACCACCACGATTACTGAAATCAAGGCGCGCGAGATCATCGACTCCCGCGGAAATCCGACCGTCGAGGTCGACGTTTACCTCGCCGACGGCGGCTTTGGCCGCGCGGCCGTTCCCTCCGGCGCCTCCACCGGCGAACACGAGGCCCTCGAACTGCGCGACGGCACCCCCGCCGCCGCCAAGCTGCTGCCCAAGGGCGTCGATGGCAAAAAGCGCTTCGGCGGCAAAGGCGTGCTCGCCGCCGTCGCCAACGTGAACAACAAGATCGCCCCCGAGCTCATCGGCTTCGACGCCCTCGACCAGGTCGGCGTGGACAAGCAGATGCTCAAGCTCGACGGCACCGGCACCAAGTCCAAGCTCGGCGCCAACGCCATCCTCGGCGTCTCCCTCGCCACCGCGCACGCCGCCGCCAACGCCCTCGGCCAGCCCCTCTACAAATACGTTGGCGGCCCCAACGCGAAAGTCCTCCCCGTCCCCATGATGAACATCATGAACGGCGGCGCGCATTCCGACGCCCCCATCGACTTCCAGGAATTCATGATCCGCCCCGTGAACTTCGACACCTTCAGCCAGGCCCTCCGCGCCGGCTGCGAAGTCTTCCACGCGCTCAAGGGCGTGCTCAAGGCCAAGGGCCTCTCCACCGCCGTCGGCGACGAGGGCGGCTTCGCCCCCAACCTCGCCTCCACCACCGACGCGCTCGACGCCATCGCCGCCGCCGTGAAGGCCGCCGGCTACAAGCTCGGCAAGGACATCATGCTCGCCCTCGACGTCGCCTCCTCCGAGTTCATCGACAAGAAGACCGGCAAATACGTCTTCAAGAAGTCCGACGGCCGCCAGTTCACCGGCGACGAATTCGTCGAATACTACAAGGAACTCACCGCGAAATACCCGATCGACTCCATCGAGGACGGCGCCGCCGAGAACGACTGGGCCACCTGGAAGAAGCTCACCGACGCCATCGGCGACAAGGTGCAGCTCGTGGGCGACGACCTCTTCGTCACCAACGTGGACTTCCTCCGCAAGGGCATCGCGCAAGGCGTGGCGAACTCGATTCTCGTCAAGGTCAACCAGATCGGCTCGCTCACCGAGACGCTCGACGCCGTCGAGATGGCGCACAAGGCGGCCTACACCGCCGTCCTCTCCCACCGCTCCGGCGAGACCGAGGACGCGACCATCGCCGACCTCGCCGTCGCCACCAACTGCGGCCAGATCAAGACCGGCTCGGCCAGCCGCAGCGACCGCATCGCGAAATACAACCAGCTCCTCCGCATCGAGGAGCAGCTCGGCGCCACCGCGATCTACGCCGGTCGCCTGTAA
- a CDS encoding DoxX family protein has translation MSSLVNILQLRAVPVSVNLALLALRAWLGLSMLLLHGWVKVVNFSAMVSHFPDPFGLGQKTTLILAIFSEVVCSALLVVGLFTRLAALGGAAAMAIAFFAVHNSQLTGQQSGELAFIYLAGFAAIVLAGGGRFSVDATSHGSGPA, from the coding sequence ATGAGTTCCCTCGTCAACATCCTCCAACTCCGCGCGGTGCCGGTCAGCGTGAATCTGGCCCTGCTCGCGCTTCGCGCATGGCTCGGGCTGTCCATGCTCCTGCTGCACGGCTGGGTGAAAGTCGTGAATTTCTCGGCCATGGTCAGCCATTTCCCGGACCCCTTCGGCCTCGGACAAAAAACCACGCTCATCCTCGCCATCTTCAGCGAAGTGGTGTGCTCGGCGCTGCTGGTGGTCGGTCTGTTCACGCGCCTCGCGGCGCTGGGCGGCGCGGCGGCGATGGCGATCGCGTTTTTCGCCGTGCACAACTCGCAGCTTACAGGCCAGCAGAGCGGGGAACTGGCCTTCATCTACCTCGCCGGCTTCGCCGCGATCGTCCTGGCCGGCGGCGGACGGTTCTCCGTCGATGCCACCAGCCACGGCTCCGGCCCGGCTTAA
- a CDS encoding amino acid permease has protein sequence MPPTHNADGTLKRGLKNRHIQLIALGGAIGTGLFLGSAGVIKLAGPSMMLGYVIGGIIEFLIMRQLGEMVVEEPVAGSFSHFAHKYWSGFAGFFSGWNYWVLYVLVGMTELTAVAKYIHYWWPAMPQWIPVLVFFIVINAINLANVKIFGEAEFWFAIIKVLAVIGMIVFGAWLLLTGGAGPDAALSNLWALEGGFFANGFEPFCIALVIIMFSFGGLELVGVSAAETAEPHKTIPKAINQVLFRILIFYVGAVAVMLALKPWPQMVADLAAAGAAGDSYGASPFVLILKHMHIPYAAHILNFVILTAALSVYNSGVYCNSRMLFGLAQKGSAPKSLLKLDRRGVPVHALGLSALGTGAGVIINYTMPAQALSYLIALVVAALVLNWALISFTHLKFRRAKKREGHVPRFRSLGAPYTNWICLAFVLFILVVMATQPGMWTSVVLIPPWVAVLWIGWRIKNAKTRAKG, from the coding sequence ATGCCGCCCACTCACAATGCCGACGGCACGCTCAAGCGCGGCCTGAAAAACCGGCACATCCAGCTCATCGCCCTCGGCGGGGCCATCGGCACGGGCCTGTTTCTCGGCTCGGCCGGCGTCATCAAGCTCGCCGGCCCGTCCATGATGCTCGGTTATGTCATCGGCGGCATCATCGAGTTTCTCATCATGCGCCAGCTCGGCGAAATGGTGGTCGAGGAGCCGGTCGCGGGTTCGTTCAGCCATTTCGCCCATAAATACTGGAGCGGCTTCGCGGGCTTTTTCTCCGGCTGGAATTACTGGGTGCTCTACGTGCTCGTCGGCATGACCGAGCTCACGGCGGTGGCGAAATATATTCACTACTGGTGGCCCGCCATGCCGCAGTGGATACCGGTGCTGGTTTTCTTCATCGTCATCAACGCCATCAATCTCGCCAACGTGAAGATTTTCGGCGAGGCCGAGTTCTGGTTCGCCATCATCAAGGTGCTCGCGGTCATCGGCATGATTGTATTTGGCGCCTGGCTGCTGCTGACCGGCGGGGCGGGGCCGGACGCGGCGCTTTCCAATCTCTGGGCGCTCGAAGGCGGCTTTTTTGCCAACGGTTTCGAGCCGTTCTGCATCGCGCTCGTGATCATCATGTTTTCCTTCGGCGGCCTGGAGCTTGTCGGCGTGAGCGCGGCCGAGACCGCCGAACCGCACAAGACCATCCCGAAGGCGATCAACCAGGTCCTTTTCCGCATCCTGATTTTTTATGTCGGCGCGGTCGCCGTCATGCTGGCGCTCAAGCCCTGGCCGCAAATGGTGGCCGACCTCGCCGCGGCGGGAGCGGCGGGCGACAGTTACGGGGCGAGTCCGTTTGTGCTCATTCTGAAACACATGCACATCCCGTATGCGGCGCACATCCTGAATTTCGTCATCCTGACCGCCGCGCTTTCGGTTTATAACAGCGGCGTGTATTGCAACAGCCGCATGCTCTTCGGCCTCGCGCAAAAAGGCAGCGCGCCGAAGAGTCTGTTGAAACTGGACCGCCGCGGCGTGCCGGTCCACGCGCTCGGCCTGTCCGCGCTCGGCACCGGCGCCGGCGTGATCATCAACTACACGATGCCCGCGCAGGCGCTCAGTTACCTCATCGCGCTGGTCGTGGCAGCGCTGGTGCTGAACTGGGCGTTGATCAGCTTCACGCACCTGAAATTCCGGCGGGCGAAAAAACGCGAGGGCCATGTGCCGCGCTTCCGGTCGCTCGGCGCGCCCTATACCAACTGGATCTGCCTTGCGTTCGTTCTCTTCATCCTGGTCGTCATGGCGACGCAGCCGGGCATGTGGACCTCGGTGGTGCTGATTCCGCCGTGGGTGGCGGTGCTGTGGATCGGCTGGAGGATCAAGAACGCGAAAACCAGGGCAAAAGGCTGA
- a CDS encoding outer membrane beta-barrel protein has protein sequence MKIPLRMSCLVFFALGTGAHARAAYAPVPEVEQGKMLTFYVSGRVYHDTNIFGAPRNEISSMVHELQPTAVFNMSATPQTFLSASYQLTLDYFEDRPGDRTIASHSMSARVAHTFSPRLEGEISDVFQIVKNPESLLPGVSTVLNSDQSYNFNQLDGRLRYTWTKRTGLALKARAVDFAYKTGSIAEDIDHAEYLAGLEMTHAMREELQAVVEYRRRLIRYDRDGWRKDKDSDYLLAGADYALGKRSALTGRLGGEWIRRKGDDDSVVPYAELAWKHDYSANSYWSVGYAFSVVESSNLDLYTDSYTHRFFANIQHSLTPRLTASGSLNYEPGTLNGRKGLSEDRDETNLRVGAAVTYSISKYWAFSTTLDYDRIDSDDPVRELERLRGGASVRYVF, from the coding sequence ATGAAAATTCCGCTCCGCATGTCGTGCCTCGTTTTTTTCGCCCTCGGCACAGGGGCGCACGCGCGCGCGGCCTACGCGCCGGTTCCGGAAGTCGAGCAGGGGAAAATGCTGACGTTTTATGTGAGCGGCCGGGTTTACCACGACACCAACATCTTCGGCGCGCCGCGGAACGAAATCTCCAGCATGGTGCATGAGTTGCAGCCCACCGCGGTCTTCAACATGTCCGCCACGCCGCAGACGTTTTTGTCCGCGTCCTACCAGCTCACGCTCGACTATTTCGAGGATCGTCCCGGCGACCGGACCATCGCCAGCCACAGCATGAGCGCGCGCGTGGCGCATACCTTCAGCCCGCGGCTGGAAGGCGAGATCAGCGACGTTTTCCAGATCGTGAAAAATCCCGAGTCGCTGCTTCCGGGTGTGTCCACCGTGCTGAACAGCGACCAGTCCTACAATTTCAACCAGCTCGACGGCCGCCTGCGTTACACCTGGACGAAGCGCACCGGGCTCGCCCTCAAGGCGCGCGCGGTCGATTTTGCCTACAAGACCGGCTCCATCGCCGAGGACATCGACCACGCCGAGTATCTCGCCGGGCTCGAGATGACGCACGCGATGCGCGAGGAATTGCAGGCCGTCGTCGAATACCGGCGCCGGCTCATCCGCTATGACCGCGACGGCTGGCGCAAGGACAAGGACTCCGACTACCTGCTCGCCGGCGCCGACTACGCGCTGGGCAAACGCAGCGCGCTCACCGGGCGGCTCGGCGGCGAGTGGATTCGCCGCAAGGGCGATGACGACTCGGTCGTGCCCTACGCGGAGCTGGCCTGGAAACATGACTACAGCGCCAATTCGTATTGGTCAGTCGGATACGCGTTTTCCGTGGTCGAGTCCTCCAACCTCGACCTCTACACCGATTCCTACACGCACCGCTTTTTCGCCAACATCCAGCACTCGCTCACCCCGCGCCTCACCGCATCGGGCTCCCTGAACTATGAACCCGGGACGCTCAACGGCCGCAAAGGACTGTCCGAAGACCGCGACGAGACCAACCTCCGCGTCGGCGCCGCCGTTACTTACTCGATATCAAAATATTGGGCATTTTCGACCACGCTCGACTACGACAGGATCGACTCCGACGACCCCGTGCGCGAACTCGAGCGCCTCCGCGGCGGCGCGAGCGTGCGCTATGTTTTCTAG